The window GCTAACATAAAAGGTAATATAATTAGTTTATTGTGGTGCCATATCCATAGATATTGTGAAAGGATTGTGTATGTTTTTCTCTAGTATTACCGCAGATTATACAAAAATGGGCTATCCTAAAGCCATCGTGCGCGCTTTGGATTTCTTGAAAAACACAGATTTGAAAACATTGCCTGGAGGACGTCATGCCATTGAAGGCGACATGATGTATGCTAACGTAGACGATGTAGAAACAAAACTATTTGAAGCTACAAAACCGGAATCGCACCGTAATTATGTAGATATCCAATTTATGGTGAGCGGCGAGGAAAACATGGGCTTTTTCGTAGATAAAGGTCTCGTTAAACCTGTGGAGTCCTATCCAGATCGAGATTGCTATTTTTATCCTAATGAAGCGGTTGATGAAGGGCAAATCCATTGCCCAGAAGGGTACTACACTGTATTCTTCCCCTCTGATGTTCATCGGCCTTTGCTTGCTGTAAACGATAAACCTATTAAAATCCGTAAGGTGGTTGTGAAAGTTCACGTATCTTTGCTCGGTGACTAGCATGAAACAATATGAAGTTATTGGTGTTATTATAACTCTATTAGGGGCTGTTTTATGGGGCGTATCAGGTGCATCCGTACAGTTCTTAAGCAATTTTAGAGATATGAATTTGGAATGGCTAGTAACTATGCGATTGATTACAGCAGGTTTACTAACTGTTATTTATGCATGGTTTAGATTTGGAAACTCTATCTTTAATGTATTTCATAGTATAAAGGATACGCTAGGGCTCATTGTTTTTGGCGTATTTGGAATGGCATTATGCCAATATACATACTTCAGATCCATTGCTTTAGCTGGAGCTGG of the Veillonella parvula genome contains:
- a CDS encoding YhcH/YjgK/YiaL family protein; the encoded protein is MFFSSITADYTKMGYPKAIVRALDFLKNTDLKTLPGGRHAIEGDMMYANVDDVETKLFEATKPESHRNYVDIQFMVSGEENMGFFVDKGLVKPVESYPDRDCYFYPNEAVDEGQIHCPEGYYTVFFPSDVHRPLLAVNDKPIKIRKVVVKVHVSLLGD